The following proteins come from a genomic window of Flavobacterium crocinum:
- a CDS encoding T9SS type B sorting domain-containing protein, protein MKKIYSQCLTVFYFFLILVIGVNEVNAQVIKPFKERTSSYSPAKTIYKIKGDFTMIGNTNLTLQNYAVDKTNGSNAMVYVDKDNNNQTHNSSAATLDLLNDSGAKLTNCYNIVYAGLYWTGRVSDALVSPNSFTVTKNGVTKTLDKRKILFKGPTSNNYNEFTATDIYFPTNADNNIYTAYAEVTDYVRNNGVGEYFAANIAATEGADGGDIGKFAGWGLVVVYENSAMKNRDITIFDGHAFVSNNIIANYTIPVSGFNSVTSGPVGIKLGVMAGEGDVNYAGDNFTIQKLNTNEYLELRTPANDYTNFFNSSIYTGGNNRNPNLVNNSGIDISMFYLPNENKDIIGNNQTSTSFKYGSRVDSYAIFSIVMAVDAYVPEIEGVLSATTINGSNAGAGPYTVLPGQELGYKVQIKNKGTEAIQNGKLVIPIPYNATFVSGSLAKTINFSPLPTPNSLTYEPTIGANGSIVWDIGTLPLPTNPDTVLAELSFKLKSTENCALLKNSNCNNSIQVNGVLSGKGANSTVTVADKSLILGYTNSGNCTGTSISAPLQTTIDSANYTNANCQATPPTIAFTFCNNSMTSIPVTDVIGSFPTGSTFYNAYPIAAGTTTQYTINNPFPATVGTSTYYAIPPGGANSGCYFQFTITVESITTMPTVNSPVNYCIGDTAVALTAIPSKPEYTLYYYQTATSTAQQSITPSTTTVGQFTYYVAEGKTNACIGPKKEIVVNVNSKPTLTITNPLPICALATSLDLSAASITAGSTTGLTYTYWTDATATTSFSNFNAAVPGTYYIKATNSSNCFDIKPVVVTKSTITITELTASHIDVKCFNQSTGSITVNNASGGVAPYTYSWKKNGTTYEGTSQTLNNLGFGNYEVTATDANGCQGTLTITISQPTAALALTDSSKTDVSCFGASTGSVTAGTVSNAVGTVIYSWKNSANVEVGTTATVSNLPAGTYILTVTDSCSSQSNTVTISQPGAALTLTDSSKTDVSCFGASTGSVTAGTVSNAVGTVNYSWKNSANVEVGTTATVSNLAAGTYTLTVKDSCSSQSNSVIVIQPTTVLSCSVTQNKAVTSNGLSNGEATVTPIGGNGDYTYLWDNNETTQTALALSAGTHSVTVTDSKGCTTTCTVTITQPNILSCTISQDSTVKCFGENTGKATVTALGGNGNYTYLWDNGETTAQAIALSAGLHTVTTTDKLGYTTTCTVTISQPQNALSAIKSQTDVTCGGGNNGSATVIVSGGTAGYTYNWNTTPVQTTATANNLTSGNYTVLITDANGCSISESFTILDGDTVIPVINPLPETTTINCPAQPVFAQATATDTNGNIASLTYLDNTTPGNCAGSYTITRTWTAVDACGNISLPVSQTIVVQDTTAPTWTTQAETLDKTIECSDATALTAALALFPIASDSCDTDVTNIVKVSGPFVASANCSNAGTYTNTWTVTDDCGNVSDTFTQVITIQDTTAPTWITQAGTLDKTIECSDATALTAALALFPIASDSCDTDVTNIVKVSGQFVASANCSNAGTYINTWTVTDDCGNVSDTFTQVITIQDTTAPTWTTQAETLDKTIECSDATALTAALALFPIASDSCDTDVTNIVKVSGPFVASANCSNAGTYINTWTVTDDCGNVSDTFTQVITIQDTTAPIFTSNLPSDIEVSCDVVPEPAEMTASDNCNGDLPIVFTETKSDIVNGCTSNYTLTRIWKTSDCAGNTTSHTQIIKVKDTTPPTGTVPANVTNLASIDLIPVGSPTDIKDAADNCSPTVNIMVTDTNTPCDGNVTIITRTYTLTDCAGNKTELTQTFSVNCKVKKVIVANDDSAGPIAGVNHTTTNVLNVFSNDTLDGNAVNPSNVILTTVTPNDYLHLNPDGSIDVLPNAPVGTLTMVYQICEAAQTDNCDTATVNITIEAPKMIVTATPICVNDVPYIDYVVTPINFTPVDGVTITWADSNNNVVTTMTELPLSGRVLWPGAVVDGNGKGIDWPGWIFENNKWIQGADGFEKLRPTVNLTISLNPSETITINYPPSDPYCTSRPTFAIVANDDNPPAISVPSTATNVINVFTNDTLNNTVVNPADVTLTTVTPDPKGVLTLNADGSVTVAANAPVGTYTLTYQICEKADVGNCDTAIVTVIVQDAPAPPTPVVANDDNYNNIGCNTFGVVGNVLSNDLKGAVPATLQLVDFTLITQNGDKTNPNITIDNSGNVTISSLTPAGTYIYSYRICDKLSNQNCDTATVTIVVVPNGVTQISSEACTDDSSLINLTSLLPEGSPITGTWIDKNNSNALQGSVLNPFGLALGNYAFEYLIADEKCPRSIVLNMEVNDDCKVLACGKVLAHNAFSPNGDDKNDIFKIDNIDDTTCYPGNTVEIYNRWGILVFETTNYNNTTNFFDGTSRGRTTIKQSDGLPTGTYFYIINYKSLDGNNTIQENKLDGYLYLSR, encoded by the coding sequence ATGAAAAAAATTTACTCTCAATGTTTAACGGTTTTTTATTTCTTTTTAATCCTGGTTATTGGTGTTAATGAAGTAAATGCGCAAGTAATAAAACCGTTTAAAGAAAGAACTTCTTCTTATTCTCCTGCCAAAACAATCTATAAAATTAAAGGAGATTTTACGATGATAGGAAACACCAATCTTACTTTACAGAATTACGCTGTGGATAAAACAAATGGTTCAAATGCCATGGTTTATGTGGATAAAGACAATAATAATCAAACCCACAACTCTTCGGCAGCTACTTTAGATTTATTAAATGATAGTGGGGCAAAATTAACCAACTGTTATAATATCGTTTACGCTGGTTTGTATTGGACTGGAAGGGTTTCTGATGCTCTTGTAAGTCCTAATTCATTTACTGTAACTAAAAATGGAGTAACTAAGACTTTAGACAAAAGAAAAATCTTATTCAAAGGTCCAACCAGTAACAATTATAATGAATTTACTGCTACTGATATTTATTTTCCAACAAATGCAGATAATAATATTTACACCGCTTATGCTGAAGTTACAGACTATGTAAGAAACAATGGAGTTGGTGAATATTTTGCCGCTAATATTGCGGCAACTGAAGGAGCTGATGGAGGCGATATAGGAAAATTTGCGGGTTGGGGCTTAGTTGTAGTTTATGAAAACTCAGCAATGAAAAATAGAGACATTACTATTTTTGATGGTCATGCCTTTGTGAGTAATAATATTATTGCCAATTATACAATCCCGGTTTCCGGGTTTAATTCTGTAACCTCAGGTCCTGTTGGTATTAAACTTGGTGTTATGGCTGGAGAGGGTGATGTAAATTATGCAGGGGACAACTTTACGATTCAGAAACTAAACACTAACGAATATTTAGAATTAAGAACACCTGCGAATGATTATACTAATTTCTTTAATTCTTCTATCTACACAGGAGGAAATAATCGAAATCCGAACTTGGTTAATAATTCAGGAATTGACATTAGTATGTTTTACCTGCCAAATGAGAACAAAGATATTATTGGCAATAACCAAACCTCAACCTCTTTTAAATACGGGTCAAGAGTAGACAGTTATGCTATATTTTCTATCGTAATGGCTGTTGATGCCTACGTACCCGAAATTGAGGGGGTTCTTTCTGCTACAACTATTAATGGTAGTAATGCCGGCGCAGGTCCATACACGGTTTTACCCGGTCAGGAACTTGGCTATAAAGTACAAATAAAAAATAAAGGTACTGAAGCGATACAAAATGGTAAACTTGTTATTCCAATTCCTTATAATGCTACATTTGTTTCCGGAAGCCTCGCAAAAACTATAAATTTTTCTCCGCTTCCTACTCCAAATTCATTGACATATGAACCAACAATTGGTGCAAACGGATCAATAGTCTGGGATATAGGAACATTACCACTTCCTACAAATCCGGATACTGTTTTAGCAGAATTGTCATTCAAATTAAAATCTACAGAGAACTGTGCTTTGCTAAAAAATTCAAACTGTAACAATAGCATTCAGGTAAATGGTGTATTAAGTGGAAAAGGTGCAAATTCTACAGTAACTGTAGCCGACAAATCTTTAATTTTAGGGTATACTAACTCTGGAAACTGTACAGGAACTTCTATATCAGCACCGCTTCAGACTACAATAGACTCAGCAAATTATACCAATGCTAATTGTCAGGCAACACCGCCAACTATTGCATTTACTTTCTGTAATAATTCAATGACATCAATTCCGGTTACTGATGTAATAGGATCATTTCCTACCGGATCTACATTCTATAATGCTTATCCTATAGCTGCAGGTACAACAACTCAATACACAATTAACAATCCGTTCCCTGCAACAGTTGGAACTTCAACGTATTATGCAATTCCTCCCGGAGGAGCTAACAGTGGTTGTTACTTTCAATTTACTATAACTGTTGAAAGTATTACAACTATGCCGACTGTTAACTCTCCTGTAAACTATTGTATTGGAGACACTGCGGTTGCATTAACTGCAATTCCAAGCAAACCTGAATATACATTATACTATTATCAAACAGCGACTTCTACAGCTCAGCAATCTATAACTCCTTCGACTACTACAGTAGGACAATTTACCTACTATGTTGCAGAAGGAAAAACAAATGCCTGTATTGGACCTAAAAAAGAGATTGTAGTCAATGTAAATTCAAAACCAACACTTACGATAACGAATCCGCTACCTATTTGTGCTCTGGCAACTTCATTAGATTTAAGCGCTGCAAGTATTACTGCCGGAAGTACAACTGGCTTAACTTATACTTATTGGACTGATGCTACTGCGACTACGTCGTTTTCAAATTTTAATGCTGCAGTTCCCGGAACGTATTACATTAAAGCAACAAACTCTTCTAATTGTTTTGACATAAAACCGGTAGTTGTTACAAAAAGTACCATTACAATCACAGAGTTAACAGCATCACATATTGATGTAAAATGTTTCAATCAATCTACGGGATCAATTACAGTAAACAATGCTTCTGGCGGGGTCGCTCCTTACACTTATTCATGGAAGAAGAACGGTACAACTTATGAAGGTACTTCTCAAACTTTAAATAACTTAGGATTTGGAAATTATGAAGTTACCGCAACAGATGCAAATGGTTGTCAGGGAACATTAACAATTACTATCTCACAACCAACTGCGGCTTTAGCCCTTACAGATTCTTCTAAAACAGATGTTTCGTGTTTTGGCGCAAGCACTGGTTCTGTAACCGCAGGAACTGTATCGAATGCTGTAGGAACTGTGATCTATTCCTGGAAAAATAGTGCCAATGTTGAAGTAGGAACGACAGCAACTGTTTCTAACCTTCCTGCCGGAACTTATATTTTGACAGTAACGGATTCCTGCTCATCACAATCAAACACTGTGACAATCTCGCAACCAGGTGCAGCTTTAACCCTTACTGATTCTTCTAAAACAGATGTTTCTTGCTTTGGTGCAAGTACTGGTTCTGTAACAGCAGGAACTGTATCGAATGCTGTAGGAACTGTAAACTATTCATGGAAAAACAGTGCCAATGTTGAAGTAGGAACCACAGCAACTGTTTCAAACCTTGCTGCCGGAACTTATACTTTGACAGTAAAGGATTCTTGTTCTTCTCAATCAAATTCGGTAATAGTAATTCAGCCTACTACTGTTTTAAGTTGTTCTGTAACACAGAACAAAGCTGTTACTTCGAATGGTTTAAGCAATGGTGAAGCAACTGTAACACCAATTGGCGGTAATGGCGATTATACTTATTTATGGGACAATAATGAAACTACACAAACTGCTTTAGCATTAAGCGCAGGAACTCATTCTGTAACCGTAACCGATTCTAAAGGCTGTACTACAACTTGTACCGTAACTATAACCCAACCAAATATACTTTCCTGTACTATTTCTCAGGACAGTACTGTAAAATGTTTTGGTGAGAACACTGGTAAAGCCACTGTAACAGCTTTAGGAGGTAATGGAAATTATACTTATTTATGGGATAATGGTGAAACAACTGCGCAGGCTATTGCTTTAAGCGCAGGTTTACACACTGTAACTACAACTGATAAATTAGGTTATACCACTACTTGTACAGTTACAATTTCACAACCGCAAAATGCATTGAGTGCTATAAAAAGTCAAACTGATGTTACCTGTGGTGGAGGAAATAACGGTTCTGCAACAGTAATTGTTTCAGGAGGAACAGCCGGATATACTTATAACTGGAATACAACTCCGGTTCAAACAACAGCGACAGCAAATAATCTTACTTCAGGAAACTATACTGTTTTGATTACAGATGCAAATGGATGTAGTATTTCTGAATCGTTTACCATTCTTGATGGAGATACTGTTATTCCTGTAATAAATCCGTTACCGGAAACAACAACTATTAATTGTCCGGCTCAACCTGTTTTTGCACAAGCAACAGCTACTGATACTAATGGAAATATCGCTTCATTAACTTACTTAGATAATACAACACCTGGAAATTGCGCTGGGTCTTATACGATAACAAGAACCTGGACTGCAGTTGATGCATGCGGAAATATATCACTTCCCGTTAGTCAAACTATTGTTGTACAAGATACTACTGCTCCAACATGGACAACTCAGGCAGAAACTTTAGATAAAACAATTGAATGTAGTGATGCAACGGCTTTAACAGCAGCTCTGGCTTTGTTCCCAATTGCTTCTGATTCTTGTGATACTGATGTAACTAACATTGTAAAAGTAAGCGGTCCGTTTGTGGCTTCTGCTAATTGCAGCAATGCCGGAACTTATACCAATACATGGACTGTAACTGATGATTGTGGAAATGTGTCTGATACTTTCACACAAGTAATTACTATTCAGGATACTACTGCCCCAACATGGATAACTCAGGCTGGAACTTTAGATAAAACAATTGAATGTAGTGATGCAACGGCTTTAACAGCAGCTCTGGCTTTGTTCCCAATTGCTTCTGATTCTTGTGATACTGATGTAACTAACATTGTAAAAGTAAGCGGTCAGTTTGTGGCTTCTGCTAATTGCAGCAATGCTGGAACTTATATCAATACATGGACTGTAACTGATGACTGTGGAAATGTGTCTGATACTTTCACACAAGTAATTACTATTCAGGATACTACTGCTCCAACATGGACAACTCAGGCAGAAACTTTAGATAAAACAATTGAATGTAGTGATGCAACGGCTTTAACAGCAGCTCTGGCTTTGTTCCCAATTGCTTCTGATTCTTGTGATACTGATGTAACTAATATTGTAAAAGTAAGCGGTCCGTTTGTGGCTTCTGCTAATTGCAGCAATGCTGGAACTTATATCAATACATGGACTGTAACTGATGACTGTGGAAATGTGTCTGATACTTTCACACAAGTAATTACTATTCAGGATACTACTGCCCCAATATTTACAAGTAATCTTCCTTCTGATATTGAAGTATCTTGCGACGTTGTTCCTGAGCCTGCTGAAATGACAGCTTCAGATAATTGTAATGGCGATTTACCAATCGTATTTACTGAAACAAAATCGGATATCGTAAATGGCTGCACTTCTAATTATACTTTGACACGTATCTGGAAAACCAGCGATTGTGCCGGAAACACAACTTCGCATACTCAAATTATTAAAGTAAAAGATACAACTCCTCCAACAGGAACTGTTCCTGCAAATGTAACTAATTTAGCTAGTATTGACTTGATTCCGGTTGGAAGTCCTACAGATATTAAAGATGCTGCAGATAATTGCAGTCCAACAGTAAATATTATGGTAACAGATACGAATACTCCATGTGATGGAAACGTAACTATTATAACCAGAACGTACACATTAACAGATTGTGCAGGAAATAAAACGGAACTAACTCAGACTTTCAGTGTAAATTGTAAAGTTAAAAAAGTCATTGTTGCTAATGATGACAGTGCTGGTCCAATTGCCGGAGTAAATCACACTACTACAAACGTTTTGAATGTATTTTCAAATGATACTCTTGATGGTAATGCAGTAAATCCTTCAAATGTTATTCTTACAACAGTTACTCCTAATGATTATTTACATCTAAATCCTGATGGCTCTATAGATGTATTACCAAATGCTCCAGTTGGAACATTAACTATGGTATATCAAATTTGTGAAGCTGCTCAGACAGATAACTGTGATACAGCAACGGTTAATATTACAATCGAGGCACCAAAAATGATTGTTACAGCAACACCAATATGTGTTAATGATGTTCCATACATAGACTATGTGGTTACTCCCATAAACTTTACTCCTGTTGATGGTGTAACAATTACTTGGGCTGACAGCAATAACAATGTAGTTACAACTATGACAGAGTTACCTCTAAGTGGTCGAGTATTATGGCCTGGAGCAGTTGTTGACGGAAATGGAAAAGGAATCGACTGGCCGGGATGGATTTTTGAAAACAACAAATGGATTCAGGGAGCAGACGGATTCGAAAAATTACGTCCAACAGTTAATTTGACAATTTCACTAAATCCAAGTGAAACGATTACAATTAACTACCCTCCTTCTGATCCTTATTGTACTTCAAGACCAACATTTGCAATTGTTGCCAACGATGATAATCCGCCAGCAATTTCTGTACCTTCGACAGCTACAAATGTGATTAATGTTTTCACTAATGATACATTGAATAATACTGTAGTAAATCCTGCCGATGTAACATTAACGACGGTTACACCAGATCCCAAAGGAGTACTGACTTTAAATGCAGACGGATCTGTAACTGTTGCCGCCAACGCACCTGTGGGAACTTACACTTTAACGTATCAAATTTGTGAAAAAGCCGATGTAGGAAACTGTGATACTGCTATCGTAACTGTTATTGTTCAGGATGCTCCGGCTCCTCCAACTCCGGTTGTAGCAAATGATGACAATTATAACAATATTGGATGCAACACTTTTGGAGTTGTAGGTAATGTATTGAGCAATGATTTAAAAGGAGCTGTTCCTGCAACACTTCAATTAGTTGACTTTACACTTATTACCCAAAATGGTGACAAAACAAATCCAAACATTACAATAGACAATTCCGGAAATGTAACGATTTCAAGTTTAACACCAGCAGGAACTTACATTTACAGCTATAGAATTTGTGATAAATTAAGCAATCAAAATTGCGATACAGCAACCGTAACGATTGTTGTAGTTCCAAATGGAGTAACACAAATAAGCAGCGAAGCTTGTACTGATGATTCATCCTTGATTAACCTTACCAGTTTACTTCCGGAGGGTAGTCCAATTACGGGAACCTGGATTGATAAAAACAACTCAAATGCATTGCAGGGAAGTGTACTTAATCCTTTTGGTCTTGCGCTTGGAAATTATGCTTTCGAATATTTAATAGCCGACGAAAAATGTCCAAGAAGTATTGTCCTTAATATGGAAGTAAATGATGACTGTAAAGTTTTGGCTTGTGGAAAAGTTCTTGCTCACAATGCATTTTCTCCTAACGGAGATGACAAGAATGATATCTTCAAAATTGACAATATTGATGACACAACCTGTTATCCGGGCAATACCGTTGAAATATATAATCGTTGGGGAATCTTAGTTTTTGAAACCACTAATTATAACAATACGACTAATTTCTTTGATGGTACATCAAGAGGAAGAACCACTATCAAACAGTCTGATGGATTACCAACCGGAACTTATTTTTACATCATCAATTATAAGTCTTTAGATGGAAACAATACTATTCAGGAAAATAAACTTGACGGTTATTTATACCTATCAAGATAA
- a CDS encoding PorP/SprF family type IX secretion system membrane protein, which yields MRTKLFLIVILLVTYHGYTQQDAQFTQYMYNTININPAYAGSRGTLSIFALHRDQWVGLDGAPKTNTISINTPINNSNIGLGVSLVNDKIGPTNENQFSVDLSYSVPTSEDWKLSFGIKGTADIFNLDIDKLNPETAGDPQFQNLNNDFSPNIGAGVYWHSSKAYIGLSVPNFIQTNRYDDNDVAIYKDKINYYLIGGYVFDFSQEIKFKPAVLTKMVEGAPLQVDVSANFMFFEKLTLGVAYRWDAAVSAMAGFQVTDGLYIGYGFDQETTRLRNYNSGSHEIFLRYEFFKNNGKITTPRFF from the coding sequence ATGAGAACAAAATTATTTTTAATCGTCATTCTGTTAGTTACATATCATGGGTATACACAGCAAGATGCACAGTTTACCCAGTATATGTACAATACCATAAACATAAACCCTGCTTATGCAGGCTCTCGAGGCACATTAAGCATTTTTGCTTTACACCGTGACCAATGGGTTGGATTGGACGGAGCTCCCAAAACCAATACAATTTCTATTAATACACCAATCAATAACAGTAATATAGGACTTGGTGTTTCGCTGGTGAATGATAAAATTGGACCTACAAACGAAAATCAATTTTCTGTAGATCTCTCCTATAGTGTTCCAACATCAGAAGACTGGAAACTTTCTTTCGGTATAAAAGGGACAGCTGATATCTTTAATCTGGATATCGATAAACTGAATCCTGAAACAGCCGGTGATCCACAGTTTCAAAACTTAAATAATGATTTCTCTCCAAATATAGGAGCCGGGGTTTACTGGCATTCCAGCAAAGCCTACATTGGTTTATCTGTTCCTAATTTTATTCAGACCAATCGTTATGATGATAATGATGTAGCCATTTATAAAGACAAAATAAACTACTACTTAATTGGAGGCTATGTTTTTGATTTTTCTCAGGAAATAAAATTTAAACCTGCGGTACTAACAAAAATGGTCGAAGGAGCACCGCTTCAGGTTGACGTATCTGCAAACTTCATGTTTTTTGAAAAACTTACTTTGGGTGTTGCTTACAGATGGGATGCTGCAGTAAGTGCAATGGCAGGCTTTCAGGTTACTGACGGACTATATATTGGCTATGGTTTTGATCAGGAAACGACCAGACTAAGAAACTATAATTCGGGCTCACATGAGATTTTCCTGCGCTATGAGTTCTTCAAAAACAATGGTAAAATAACAACTCCTCGTTTCTTCTAA
- a CDS encoding OmpA family protein, producing MKNYTLLFLTIISSFSFSTYAQKAKINSGDKKYDNYAYVDAIKTYEKVANKGYKSEDMFKKLGNAYYFNSNFEGAAKWYGELFAMNTTVEPEYYYRYAQSLKSTGDISKANKMFEEFKAKSKNDSRAKFYKEDVNYLEQIKANSGRYKVEDAGINSKYSDYGSYVYNNKIYFASARDTGNFTQRKHKWTGEYFTNIYNADVNPETGNAGKVNKFKSAINTKFHEAAPVFTKDGKTVYFTRNNYIDGKKGKDEHKITLIKIYKATLDEKNKWNNITELPFNSDNYSVGHPALSPDEKTLYFSSDMPGSIGQSDLYKVTINPNGGYGTPENLGNEINTEGKETYPFVTNENEIYFSSDGHPGLGGLDVFVATIEDDGKISNVQNVGGDINSPKDDFAYIIDTSTRRGFFSSNKDGGQGSDDIYKFLETKRLKCIQELEGIVTDLDTGTILPGAKVTLFDNQMNVKNSTVTDNYGKYTFPVDCGKAYLVRAEKPEYTTKELSVTISKTTGKTTLPIALEKSTCKVTVGDDLGKCFGIKMIYFDLDKSNIRTEAALDLEKILVVLNEYPTMKLDIRSHTDSRATHQYNEALSDRRAKSTIKWLIKNGIAPNRLTGKGFGETQLVNKCADGVKCTEEEHQANRRSEFIITAL from the coding sequence ATGAAAAACTATACACTACTTTTCCTAACCATTATAAGTTCTTTTTCATTTAGTACTTATGCACAAAAGGCAAAAATAAATTCCGGTGATAAGAAATATGATAATTACGCCTATGTTGATGCTATTAAAACCTATGAAAAAGTAGCTAATAAAGGTTACAAATCAGAAGATATGTTTAAAAAATTAGGTAACGCCTATTATTTTAATTCCAATTTTGAAGGTGCTGCAAAATGGTATGGTGAACTGTTTGCTATGAATACTACTGTCGAACCGGAGTACTATTACAGATATGCCCAATCACTAAAATCAACTGGAGATATTAGTAAAGCTAATAAAATGTTTGAAGAATTTAAGGCAAAATCAAAAAACGATTCGAGAGCCAAATTTTATAAAGAAGATGTAAATTACTTGGAACAGATTAAAGCTAATTCAGGAAGATATAAAGTTGAAGATGCAGGAATAAACAGCAAATATTCAGACTACGGATCATACGTTTATAACAACAAAATTTACTTTGCATCAGCAAGAGATACGGGAAATTTTACACAGCGCAAACACAAGTGGACTGGTGAATATTTTACAAATATTTATAATGCTGACGTAAATCCTGAAACCGGAAACGCCGGAAAAGTAAACAAATTCAAATCAGCTATTAATACCAAATTTCATGAAGCAGCTCCTGTTTTTACTAAAGACGGAAAAACAGTTTATTTTACCAGAAACAATTACATAGACGGAAAAAAAGGAAAAGATGAGCATAAAATTACTTTGATCAAAATCTACAAAGCGACTTTAGACGAAAAAAATAAATGGAATAATATTACAGAACTACCTTTCAATAGTGATAATTACAGCGTTGGTCATCCTGCTTTAAGCCCTGACGAGAAAACATTATACTTTTCTTCTGATATGCCGGGTTCTATTGGACAATCTGATTTATATAAAGTTACTATCAATCCGAACGGTGGATACGGTACGCCTGAAAATCTAGGAAACGAAATTAATACTGAAGGAAAAGAAACCTACCCATTTGTTACCAATGAAAATGAAATTTACTTTTCATCTGATGGTCATCCGGGATTAGGAGGTCTGGACGTTTTTGTTGCTACTATTGAAGATGATGGAAAAATCAGTAATGTTCAAAATGTTGGTGGTGACATCAACTCGCCTAAAGATGATTTTGCTTATATAATTGACACTAGTACTAGAAGAGGCTTTTTCAGCTCCAATAAAGATGGCGGACAAGGTTCTGACGATATTTATAAATTTCTGGAAACCAAAAGGCTTAAATGTATTCAGGAACTGGAAGGTATAGTAACTGATTTGGACACGGGAACCATTTTACCCGGAGCAAAAGTTACTTTATTTGACAATCAAATGAATGTTAAAAACTCAACTGTTACTGATAATTACGGAAAATATACATTTCCTGTAGATTGTGGTAAAGCCTATTTAGTAAGAGCAGAAAAACCAGAATATACCACAAAAGAATTAAGTGTAACTATTTCAAAAACGACAGGAAAAACTACTTTACCAATTGCATTAGAAAAATCAACCTGTAAAGTTACTGTTGGAGATGATTTAGGTAAATGTTTTGGAATTAAAATGATTTATTTCGATTTGGATAAATCAAATATTAGAACTGAAGCGGCTTTAGATCTGGAAAAAATATTAGTAGTTCTAAATGAATATCCAACCATGAAACTTGATATTCGTTCGCATACAGATAGCAGAGCGACTCATCAATACAATGAAGCTTTATCTGACCGAAGAGCAAAATCAACAATCAAATGGTTAATTAAAAATGGAATAGCACCAAATAGATTAACAGGAAAAGGCTTTGGAGAAACACAACTCGTAAACAAATGTGCCGATGGAGTTAAATGTACAGAAGAAGAACATCAGGCCAATAGAAGAAGTGAATTTATAATTACAGCATTATAA
- a CDS encoding CAP domain-containing protein, with translation MEKIKRTMLFIAILVAMNSCSADTAVGSVDNTPVSALVTNYTYNDTELQTMKLINEYRLSVGLNALERINHISFKCEEHNLYMIENNVVDHNDFVARSQNITNVLGAKKVGENVAYNYKTPEAALRAWLESPGHKENIEGDFTHFGISVSTDATTGKKYYTNIFVKI, from the coding sequence ATGGAAAAGATTAAGCGCACCATGTTGTTCATTGCGATTCTAGTCGCAATGAACTCATGTTCTGCAGATACGGCCGTAGGAAGCGTGGATAATACTCCTGTCTCAGCGCTTGTTACAAATTACACTTACAACGATACAGAACTTCAAACCATGAAGCTCATAAACGAGTATCGCCTAAGCGTTGGTTTAAATGCTTTGGAAAGAATTAATCATATTTCGTTTAAATGTGAAGAACATAATCTTTATATGATCGAAAATAATGTTGTTGATCATAATGATTTTGTTGCAAGATCTCAAAATATTACAAATGTTTTAGGAGCTAAAAAAGTTGGTGAGAACGTTGCCTACAACTATAAAACTCCTGAAGCGGCTTTGAGAGCCTGGCTGGAGAGTCCAGGCCACAAAGAGAATATCGAAGGCGATTTTACGCATTTCGGAATATCTGTATCGACAGACGCTACTACAGGTAAAAAATATTACACTAACATTTTTGTTAAGATTTAG